Genomic DNA from Pungitius pungitius chromosome 12, fPunPun2.1, whole genome shotgun sequence:
GAGGAGCAGGATGTGAGTTTGCCAGTGaaagggagtgagagagagagagaagcaagaTGGAGGACAAAGCACCACGACagaaagaaagcagaaaaaggaaaattcaGTGGGAaggagtttttaaaaaaagggagaaaggaaaATGAGAACCGAGACTGAAAACCGATACGGGAAGAAGTCGGGAGTGGTGCCGCGGCTCAGGCGCCCCCTGGTGTCCGCCGGCCGAACTGCACCGCCATTCCTCGGCCGAGGCTCGCCTGCAGCAGCTGTCCCTCGGTGACGTCACACCTCCCTCTGATAGCTGCCCCTTCAGCTGCAGGCCGCGTTGTGTCTGCAGCTGCCCTGTTTCTAATTACGCCTCCCACACACCACACCGCACAATGAGTATGTATcggaaaaacaaaagatgtaACATTTAACAACTACATGATATAAACGTATGTCCAAAAGTATAAATGTACACAAGCTAAACAGCAGATACGGATTGTTGACCGCTCGTCTCCCACAGCGGACAACGTGTTGCTGTCGGAGGACGGGAGGGACTCTTTCCTCTGCGACTTTGGACACGCGGAGAGACTCGACAATCACGGACACAGCCTCAGCGGGTCCAAAGGTAAACGCTGTGTGATTCCAGTGCCCCCCCACCATCCTCCACCCCCTTGTGGGTCTTGCACATCTCACTGTTTTGAATCGTACGCAGAGCTGAAGGGCACAGAGAGCCACATGGCCCCCGAGGTGGTGAAAGGGGAACCCCGCGGAGCCCAGGCAGATGTGTGGAGCAGCTGCTGTATGCTACTGCACATGCTCAACGCGTGCCAGCCGTGGACCAGGTACTACACCTGCAGACTCTACCTGAAGGTACGCCCCCCGCACCCCCACCACCGCAgcgacacacagacaccaccCCACCCGGCGCGGTGTTCAGCCTTTGACCCGACCACTCCGCCTTTGCGATGCTTCACAGATTGCCAAcgagccgccgccgctgcgggAGATCCCGCCGGACTGCAGCCCCCTCACGGCGGAGGTCATCGCGGCGGGGCTGCAGAAGGATCCGGCCAAGAGAGCGTCGGCGTCCGCCCTCAAAGGAAAGACCGCCAGAGCGCTGAAAGAAGGTGACCGCGGCGCGCATGACGCGCAAAGTGGTGGTTGCGTGACGTACCCAAAACGATGCGGCGTAGATAACTTCCTGAGTGGTGAAGGTCTATTTGTGTGATTGCAGTGGGAGGACTCACCAGTCCGGTGAGGGGACCCTACACGGAGCCCCTATTCGTTTCCAACAAGCCTCCGGACTCCCTGCAACGTCTGGAGAGCAGCGGGAGGGACGAGGTGGAGCGCCAGGAGGCCGCTGAGGACGCCGCGGACGGGGCGCGGGAGCGAGACTCGCTCTCCTGTCCACAGACGCTGATCTCTGAGCCGAGCTACAAGAGGGGTCACAAGGTCACCACCGTGCCCGAACTGGAGCTGCGCAAACTGGAGAGAGGTGAGATcgcgcccctcctcctcctccccggggcCCTTCCTGTGTTAAATGTGGCGTCTCCGCTCGTTTCTCAGATTTCTACCTGAGCAGCCTGTCCCAGCTCCACCCGGCTGAGAtgcaggagcagctgctgtCGTGCCTCAGCAGTGACCCGTACTCCACCTGGGAGCCGTGGGACAAGAAGGTGACCCTGCGTCCAGTTATCAGACCTAACGTCTGTGATCCACAGATGCTCCAAAAATTTTGCCAAATCTGTGTCCATTTAAAGAAGGagcttctttgttgttttttccacgTTAGCTGAAGTAATAACAcacccactgcccccccccccacccccccacgtcTTTATTCTAGGACTCTGGCCGCTGGTCTCTGAGTCCAGGAGACGAGCTGAGCTCCGGcgtcttctcctccagcagtcAGCCGGAGGCGCCGGCCTTCAGCGTGGAGCTGCTGAGTCACTCGCAGCAACCGCCGGCCTGCTGTTTTGAAGGTGAGATCGAAACACGGACGTCCGtctcctttcattttgaaagcGTATTCAGCGGCGCACCAAACCGTAACCCTGCTCTGCGATTGGCTCAGGGGTGGAGGTCTGCATCCGAGACTTCAACAGGAGGAGCATTCGCATCAGGGAGACGCGGCGGGTGAAGGTGGGCCACATCGCCACCGGCATCAGCGATCAGGTGAGGAGCGAGCGCCCGACTCAacgcggcgagggggggggggaagaagccaGATCACATCCCTCCTGCGCTCACGTGTgctgcctcttcttctttttttttttttagatcaccGAGAGGGTTTTCACCCTGGAGACCCAGCGGGGCCAGTGGGTGGCTCACGACGAGGAGGTGCAGGAGTCCGGTCTGGAGCTCAGCTGCGTTCCGGCTCCAGACTTCAGCTCCACCTGGAGGTGGAGGATCCGAGACGGGGTGCTGGAGACCAGATAGAGGCCGAGGGCCCCCCCCTGTTCAGACATTCCCCTTCACTCTGTGTCACCGTGAGAAGCCTGTGCTTCCAAACGGGCCGGAAAGAAATCATGTGTCTCACGTTATGGAGGCACAGCAGGGCCTTATGAAGCCTTTTTTATTAAGTGTTTGAtcaataaacagcattaaaaactgTGACACACGATTGATTCATTGACTCAATGACCGAACATTTCTGCTGTTCTTTCACTCCTTTTAGGTTTTGTTTTGGCTTTGTCTTGTACGGCTTGCAGTTTTCAGGTTATAAAAACAATCTGAACATGTAAGTCAGCCAACTACAGGTCAGTTCTTCATTAGATTAGGTACGCTTTATCTGTGACCTTTTTTGAACCTTCTGACCTTTCTTCTGTAAGAACGGAAATCCCCATAACCACAATTTAAACGTGAAGGCGGCCTGCGTTTACGGGACAACCCATCAGGCTACCGGTATTTCATTATCTTTGCTAACTATTGATCGTTCATTTGCATCAGAAGCTACAAATATGCATATTTTATCGAATCGCTCAATACCTCTAAAGCTGTTTATTTAGCTCAACGCTAACATTAGCCTGCTGACATGTTGATCTGCAGTTTGTATAATGatcacatgtatttattcataggGATGCCAAGAACAATTGTCTCTTTCCTCCACCAATTACACATCACACCAGcattaaaagatttatttttcatattacaACAGACGagattacagcaaaaaaaaaagagtttccGGGGGACTGGAAACTAAATCCAGCTTTACAAACGTGATAGAAAACAGGTGAAAATCTGAGAATATCAAAGTGAATtcatagttaaaaaaaagaaagaagaaaaaaaaccaccaAGGCACTGACGAACAAGAAGAATGTATAAAAAGGTGTGTCGATTGCAGTTTGAATATCGCCAGTAAACCTACAGTACTTTGGATCTGGTGACGTGAGGTAAGCATCGGTGCTGCCTGTTTCTGCTCGACTTCTCCTCACACAACAGGAAGCGTGACGTGATGCGGCAGCGCTCAAACCACAGGCAACAACAGGCAGGCTGCGCTTTTTTAACGTAGGAGCCGCATTGAGGTCCCAATGCTGGTCGAAGCGCCCAGAAGGAGCATGTGACTAAATGATGCACAGGATGGTGTGACTGTGATGATTCTGGTTCAATGTAAACATAACTTATTACATCAATCCCTGTTGTGGCACTTAATTCATCCAGTGAAAATGAGGTTGAGCTGTGCATTCAGGGGGATAAATGATTTGGGcccaaatattacattttgtcgACACGTTCTTCCTGCTTTGTCTAATGATCATTTTGTCAAAACGATCTCCTCTTCACTCAATGAGATGTGACCACCCTGTGACATTGGCAGCAGGTCGTTACAGATCACACCTGCTAACACTCACAAATACGTAGGAAAATAGATTCATTAGCACCTGGATGAGGTGGATGGATCGTGTGGGGAGATCAAAAAGAAATTGGGAGTGGAACAAAGATGGAATAatgcaagagagaaaaaatggACTTTTCAGGCCATACGTCTTTCAGGGAAGATAACAGAACgctttgactttttcttttgtccaaaccgggtaaaaaataaataaattaaaatacgTTCCCTGTTAAAGGCATCCAAACTCTTCCactaaacccccccaccacatCCTCGTGGCGTAGGGATTACGGGTGCGTCAATGCGTTCTGTCTAACCCCCAGTGCTTGCAAATAAGAGGGTCGGCAGAAACGAAGAGTGGCTCTTTGTGTCCAAATACAAGCTCTTCCCATAAGACTCGCTCACTCTGCCTTTACTTCTTCCTGCTCCCGTTAAGATATACTCGATCATGTCCCCAGAAACGTCAGGCGTACCTCTTCCCGATCGTTCACGTGTTTGCTCATCCCAAATTCCTCACATCTTGCGAATTACTAAAACGGTCGTGAGGACACCGGCCAGGAAAACTCCCAGCGTCTGCCATGTGGGTGTGCCTAGGTGGGATCGGATGCCCTCCTAAAAAGGATCAACAACAGACACTAATATTAGCATGTGCAATGGAAGCTGTCGGGCAGGTTATGTACTTAAAGGTTGGAGAGCTTGCTTCTTACCCAGCCACCTTGCTCCCTGATCCAGTTGATGACATTTTCGCGGAGGTAGTCCATGGTCCAGTTGATTATTGTTCGGATAATGTCAGGAATTTGGGTCACGAGAGCCTGAGAAGGTGTGAAAGGGAGATGCTTCAGACTTTGGTCAGGTCTTTGTGATAGAATCATAATTCCTTAATACAGGCATGTCTAAGTTTTGATTATGAGGGGAGTGTCCAACGCAGCGCCCCAAGCTCACTTTGATGACGAGTCGACAGGCAAAGTAGAACAGTGCAACCACCCGGCCCCAGTTGAATTTGCCATCCGAAAAGATCTCTATGGCAACTTTCAAAAACACGTCTTTTGTGGGACTGAGCGAAGAGTCGTTCATCATTCTGAGGAAAACAGCATTTAGTGATCAAGGACAGGCCGATAATACTGgtcaaacacatacatacattggATGCACTGACACACGGGAAAGGTGGCTCACCTTTGAAGCTCTACGTTTCCGTCCAACTCGTCTCCAATCTGCTGCAGGCACTGGGCCAGCTTCTTGTGGTTTGGGTTTTTCAGCTCCACTCCATCCAGCTGTTTCCTGGTCAGAGCCTCGTTGCCATCTCCATGCCGCCTAACCCGCTCAAAAATGAAACTGCACCGGGAGACACAAACAGATTGTTATGATCCGCCTTCTTTCAATAACGAGAAGCCCGGAACTCCAGTCTTTACTCACTCCTTTAACAAAACAGTTCCTAGTTCCAGTATCTGGTCTTGGTTATTGCCTGAAAGACAAAAGGTCGGTGTTAAATCATCAAATACTGACACTGTTACACAACCAGTTATCTCACATTTGGAATAaatgattataattataattaataacTGAGCAATGCGTGCCGCTGTAACTGACTTCTGCGTTGTTTACTGTAACTTTGATATGAATAAGATAACACACTttataggagggggggggggtgtcacctATGTTTCACACACTTTAAAAACGAATAAAAAAGCGTGATACTTTGTTGAATATGTGTAGGTAACCATGTGAACACTCTGCTTTACTCTTCATATCTGCTGAGAGACATTTACAAAACATCACGTCCACAGCCGGGTAACGATAGTTTGTTAGCAGAGTTAATTCGGCCAACTTTAAGTCAATTTTGTCGATCCTTCAAGATATTTGACGTTTATAAAGCGAGTGACTTTGACGGAGTGAAACGACATTACGGTTGTCTGGTTGTATGTATGTTTAGTTTTGTTCACACATATTTGCTAACTCATTCTCGTACAGCTATCGGCTAACCAAGCTAACCACCTAACGTTAAGGCTAATCGAGCGCCGACCAACGGCTAACGTTAAACGTTAGTTGGGTTAGCTTTCTTGCTAACATGAATTCAGCTAATGTTGCTGCTAGCAAGCGGAGGAGCTACAGGCGCATAAACAAGAGCCACTTGTTCAAGCCCGAGAGTATCTATGTTTACCGCACCACCGGCGAGGCTGTCAAAGTCGATTTAATTTCAAGTATATAGCTGGTACCTTCATCGCCTCCTCCAGGGTATGATGCCATCTTGTCTGTTTAGATCCCTCGCTGTGCGCTTCCGTGTAATCATATGACGAAAATTCTACTTTCGGTAACTAGTTTTTCCGATGAGCCGATGTGAAACGATGACGTCATACGAAGGGCGGCGAGGCGTTTCATAAATGTAGCCTATTCGTGATGATTTCGAACTTAAATTAGTaatgaacaatttaaaaaagtatttcGAACAATCTCAGTTATTTGTCCGTAAAGTTACGTTAAACATaacaaaattaatttcagaGCCTCGCCCCTTATAAACgtcatttcctgtttctctcGGTCTTCCGTCCGACGCGCGCACCCACAGGCCTCTTTACGACTCGGCAGCAAAGATGGCGGATGCACAAGTACGTTCGGGAAAACGGCGTGGTGAATTTCATTcgatattttttacatttaaattcgGGCCATTTGAGAAAATTCTTAAGTATGTGCATTTTCGCCGTGTTTATACGCAGCCACGAGCCGATTCCGGCCCCAGAGATAGTTTTATAGCTGGTATTTGCTGTTGCCGTACCGCATACCCTCGTGTAACGTTAAACTAGCCGGGATGCTAACACGTCTAGCTTAGCTTCCCCCCTGCTTAACGTAAACTCTGAAAAGAACATTACCTAGTTTACTCCATACACGTTAACAATGGCCTTTAAAACTTTCCTGCATCATATTATGCAGTGGCGTTTCAGCTACCAGTGATTCTAGTCTTGAATTACAGGAAGTCCCATCTTGAAGTAGTCATCTTTGCGAGGCCGGGCGGAGTTCAGTGGATGGGTCCTGCTAGTGCATGAAAGCGTACATTGTGAAGTTACTGTGTCTCctgcattcagtgttttaacctcgatgttatttatttttcacagacCGAGAGGGCTTATCAGAAACAGCCCACCATCTTCCAGAATAAGAAGCGTGTTCTGGTCGGAGATGGTGCCAAGGAGGCCAAGGAAAAGCTCCCACGCTACCACAAAAGTGTGGGGCTGGGCTTCAAAACCCCAAGAGAGGTAACGCTAATAATTCATCAAATTATCCTAAGTAGTCTAGCTTACTCGAGTAATGTTGAGTTTGTTAGCTGCAAATGATGTCTTTCTCACGATGGTCTTCCAAGCCTTCAGGGTTCTGACGATAATGCCTTTTGGCAATGCTGATGCAG
This window encodes:
- the LOC119220118 gene encoding apoptosis regulator BAX-like, translating into MASYPGGGDEGNNQDQILELGTVLLKDFIFERVRRHGDGNEALTRKQLDGVELKNPNHKKLAQCLQQIGDELDGNVELQRMMNDSSLSPTKDVFLKVAIEIFSDGKFNWGRVVALFYFACRLVIKALVTQIPDIIRTIINWTMDYLRENVINWIREQGGWEGIRSHLGTPTWQTLGVFLAGVLTTVLVIRKM